The Syntrophorhabdales bacterium genome has a segment encoding these proteins:
- a CDS encoding FAD-dependent oxidoreductase, whose protein sequence is MWKLRNDEEAQAEAAVMQVLPPCQVKCPIKESIQRSNVMISLLPNDPEKAREGIIQIGDFLYDRNPLFTVCGYVCGICERECNYKTQGGSIKRRLLKKFLSDSYTPYLAEKPPLGIKKDRQKVAVVGGGPGGLMCAWELSKRGYDVTIFDTNPKLGGAVRYIPNYRLPEQILDAAVDNLVRIGGIMVRRDMKINGGDPIETLKKEGFQAFFLATGTPHPRALTLGLKTVDWQGLENVMYGLNLLNDIRRGDIPNDYFKDKQVIVVGGGNVAFDAARTAYRLGGEVTVVCLETWDKTSKDAIPADPEEVEGAQQEGIRVVYSRGVRSISGEEGKFAKIDCPKCISVFDEKGFNPRFDTSDCIEIEGDVLLITIGQATDRTLLQKAGLFDESGRLAVNPLTLQSARRKDVFLGGDVRRVGFMVDAMAEGRQAADSIDKYLRGVNLARWLVKYEGSKAPMRDVFKPEPQAKWTPPEKRANFEPFEIGFTLEEAINEARRCLECGPCISCKACVATGIQPELPTVKVDENICSGCGICVSACNYDTCHMREISVLFEGREIGKKRVSFSDPLLCKACGMCVSACPSAARELSFDFSTIEKEKIANEPGVVCFACRFGWGYASDNTAANLKSLIPVACIGKVDATDILGAFHKGADGVLLLGCTDGDCHFQDGNQEARKRIYLLHRILDSFGVGKERLEVVTAIDAQAERLPGIINGFSDRLKGLQPIKR, encoded by the coding sequence ATGTGGAAACTGCGCAATGACGAGGAGGCGCAGGCGGAAGCTGCCGTCATGCAGGTGCTGCCGCCGTGTCAGGTGAAATGCCCCATCAAGGAATCCATTCAGCGATCGAACGTGATGATCTCTCTCCTGCCCAACGATCCGGAGAAAGCCCGTGAAGGCATCATTCAAATCGGAGATTTTCTTTACGACCGCAACCCACTTTTCACCGTGTGCGGTTATGTCTGCGGGATCTGTGAGCGGGAATGCAACTACAAGACCCAGGGCGGGTCAATCAAGCGGCGGCTTCTCAAGAAATTTTTGTCAGATTCCTACACTCCTTACCTGGCCGAGAAACCACCGCTGGGGATCAAGAAAGATAGACAGAAAGTCGCGGTAGTGGGCGGCGGACCCGGTGGATTGATGTGCGCGTGGGAGCTCTCAAAGAGGGGCTACGATGTGACGATATTCGACACCAATCCAAAGCTCGGCGGGGCAGTGCGGTACATCCCCAACTATCGCCTGCCTGAACAGATTCTCGATGCTGCGGTTGACAACCTGGTGCGGATCGGCGGCATTATGGTAAGACGGGATATGAAAATAAACGGCGGGGATCCAATAGAGACGCTCAAGAAGGAAGGCTTTCAGGCTTTTTTCCTGGCCACCGGAACTCCTCACCCCCGCGCACTTACCCTAGGGCTCAAAACCGTTGACTGGCAGGGGCTGGAAAATGTCATGTACGGTTTGAATCTGCTCAATGACATTCGCCGGGGTGATATACCGAATGATTACTTCAAGGACAAGCAGGTGATAGTGGTCGGCGGTGGCAATGTGGCATTCGACGCAGCCAGAACCGCTTATCGGCTGGGAGGGGAAGTGACCGTCGTCTGCCTCGAAACATGGGACAAGACCTCCAAGGACGCGATACCTGCCGACCCCGAGGAAGTGGAAGGCGCACAGCAGGAGGGCATACGCGTCGTCTATTCCAGAGGCGTGCGAAGCATCTCAGGCGAGGAGGGCAAGTTTGCCAAAATTGACTGTCCCAAATGCATTAGTGTCTTTGACGAAAAGGGTTTCAACCCGCGCTTCGACACTTCCGACTGCATTGAAATAGAGGGCGATGTGCTGCTGATCACGATCGGCCAGGCCACCGATCGCACATTACTTCAGAAAGCAGGCCTCTTTGACGAAAGCGGGCGATTAGCCGTCAATCCGCTCACGCTTCAGAGCGCCAGACGGAAAGATGTGTTCCTGGGTGGAGATGTACGAAGAGTGGGCTTCATGGTTGATGCAATGGCCGAAGGCAGACAGGCGGCCGATTCAATCGACAAATACCTGCGAGGCGTAAACCTCGCCAGGTGGCTGGTGAAATACGAGGGCAGCAAAGCGCCGATGCGCGACGTGTTCAAACCCGAACCGCAAGCCAAATGGACACCACCTGAAAAGAGAGCCAATTTTGAGCCCTTTGAAATCGGCTTCACATTAGAAGAGGCGATAAACGAGGCGAGACGCTGTCTCGAATGCGGCCCGTGCATCTCCTGCAAGGCGTGTGTTGCGACTGGCATTCAGCCCGAACTGCCCACAGTAAAAGTGGATGAGAACATCTGCAGCGGTTGCGGCATCTGTGTGTCAGCCTGCAACTACGACACGTGCCACATGCGCGAGATAAGCGTACTTTTCGAAGGGCGCGAAATTGGAAAAAAGCGAGTCTCCTTCAGCGACCCCCTCCTCTGCAAAGCATGCGGCATGTGTGTTTCGGCCTGCCCGTCGGCAGCCCGCGAGCTTTCTTTTGACTTCTCCACGATTGAGAAAGAAAAGATAGCGAACGAACCTGGCGTCGTCTGCTTTGCGTGTCGTTTCGGTTGGGGCTATGCCTCCGACAATACGGCGGCAAATTTGAAAAGCTTAATTCCTGTAGCTTGTATCGGTAAGGTGGATGCCACGGATATCCTCGGCGCGTTTCACAAGGGAGCGGATGGAGTTCTCCTGCTGGGGTGCACCGATGGAGATTGCCATTTCCAGGACGGCAATCAGGAAGCGCGCAAGAGAATATATCTCCTCCACAGGATTCTCGATTCTTTTGGGGTGGGTAAAGAACGCCTCGAGGTTGTCACGGCCATTGACGCACAGGCCGAGCGGCTTCCGGGTATTATCAACGGTTTTAGTGACAGGCTGAAAGGCCTGCAGCCGATAAAGCGATAG
- the hydG gene encoding [FeFe] hydrogenase H-cluster radical SAM maturase HydG, giving the protein MKTSKDTATADFIDEGLIADLLVKGSKASPADALKVIDKARNAQGLTPEEAAILLQSDDPGVLQALFQTAREVKEKIYGKRLVFFAPLYISNYCVNGCLYCGYRNKSETIRRRRLTQEEVGLEVSALEEMGHKRLAVEAGEDPKQCPIEYVLDTIKTIYSVKEKTGSIRRVNVNIAATTVENYRKLKEVGIGTYILFQETYHRETYREMHPTGPKKDYDYHTLAMDRAMEGGIDDVGLGVLYGLYDYRFEVISTLLHALHLEERFGVGPHTVSVPRLRPAEGVNIDAFPHIVTDDKFKKVVAIIRLAIPYTGMLLSTREKPGFRDEVIQLGISQVSAGSCTGVGGYHKDIAEAPQGQFQIEDHRSADEMLRVTCEQGYLPSFCTACYRQGRTGDRFMRLAKTGQIQNVCQPNAILTFKEYLLDYASPATREEGEKTIASHLEQIPNPKARAETERRLERVCKGERDLYF; this is encoded by the coding sequence ATGAAGACCAGCAAGGACACGGCGACAGCCGATTTCATAGATGAAGGATTGATTGCAGATCTCCTCGTGAAGGGCAGCAAAGCATCTCCGGCTGACGCTCTGAAAGTCATTGACAAGGCCAGGAACGCTCAAGGGCTGACTCCCGAAGAGGCTGCCATCCTGTTGCAGAGTGATGATCCAGGCGTGCTCCAGGCCCTTTTCCAGACTGCCAGGGAAGTTAAGGAAAAGATTTACGGAAAGAGGCTGGTCTTCTTCGCCCCGCTCTATATCAGCAACTACTGCGTGAATGGCTGTCTCTACTGCGGCTACCGCAATAAGAGCGAAACCATCAGGCGACGCCGGCTCACGCAAGAGGAAGTCGGCCTGGAGGTATCAGCGCTTGAAGAGATGGGACATAAGCGGCTTGCCGTGGAGGCAGGTGAGGACCCCAAACAGTGCCCCATCGAGTACGTGCTCGACACCATAAAAACTATCTATTCTGTAAAGGAGAAGACCGGGAGCATACGCAGAGTCAATGTAAACATAGCGGCAACCACTGTTGAGAACTACCGCAAGCTCAAGGAAGTTGGCATAGGCACCTATATTCTTTTCCAGGAGACCTATCACCGGGAGACTTACAGGGAGATGCATCCCACGGGCCCCAAGAAGGATTACGACTACCATACGCTCGCCATGGACCGCGCCATGGAAGGCGGGATCGATGACGTGGGATTGGGCGTCCTCTATGGTCTCTATGACTACAGGTTTGAGGTAATCTCAACACTCCTTCATGCGCTTCACCTGGAGGAGCGCTTCGGCGTAGGCCCGCACACCGTGTCCGTCCCCCGTCTGAGACCGGCGGAAGGTGTCAACATCGACGCATTCCCCCACATCGTCACCGATGACAAATTCAAAAAAGTCGTTGCTATCATCAGGCTGGCGATACCGTATACAGGCATGCTCCTTTCGACCAGGGAGAAGCCCGGTTTTCGGGATGAGGTAATCCAACTGGGCATATCACAGGTAAGCGCCGGCTCATGCACGGGCGTAGGCGGTTATCACAAAGACATAGCAGAAGCGCCTCAGGGACAGTTCCAGATCGAAGATCATCGAAGTGCAGACGAGATGCTGCGCGTCACGTGTGAACAGGGTTATCTGCCCAGTTTCTGTACAGCCTGCTACCGGCAAGGCAGGACTGGTGACCGATTCATGCGCCTCGCGAAGACCGGACAGATCCAGAATGTCTGTCAGCCTAACGCCATTCTGACTTTTAAAGAATATCTGCTTGACTATGCATCCCCCGCTACCAGGGAAGAGGGAGAGAAAACCATTGCTTCCCACCTGGAACAGATACCCAATCCAAAGGCCAGAGCCGAGACAGAGAGGCGGCTCGAACGTGTCTGCAAAGGGGAACGAGATCTCTATTTCTAA
- the hydE gene encoding [FeFe] hydrogenase H-cluster radical SAM maturase HydE, translating into MTATQEILGRLETGARPSRDDVVALLTSSEEQFLFSYADKIRERCLGDEVHLRGIIEFSNYCVKNCLYCGLRRGNRRLVRYRMTADEILETAAEGAAAGLKTIVLQSGEDPHFTAKELSRIIAAVKERYDVAVTVSVGDRTKRDYRLMKEAGADRYLLKHETSDPELFSRLRPGTTLQDRIKRLRWLKELGFQIGSGNMVGLPGQDAETLADDIMLMQELEVEMAGIGPFIPNSDTPLARAQGGDVATTLKVLAVARIVLPNTHLPATTALGSIHPEGRQMALARGANVVMPDITPVGYKKLYRIYPNKICIDEEGTTQCIPCISALIASSGRSVGTGYGHGWMHQQRRT; encoded by the coding sequence GTGACTGCGACACAAGAAATTCTTGGGCGACTTGAAACAGGCGCAAGGCCTTCACGCGACGATGTTGTTGCCCTCCTGACTAGCAGTGAGGAGCAGTTCCTCTTTAGCTATGCGGACAAGATCCGTGAGCGTTGTCTCGGTGATGAGGTCCACCTGCGGGGCATAATAGAGTTTTCAAATTACTGTGTGAAGAACTGTCTTTACTGCGGTTTAAGAAGGGGTAACCGCAGGCTGGTGCGATACCGCATGACAGCAGACGAAATCCTCGAAACGGCCGCAGAAGGCGCTGCTGCAGGCCTGAAGACAATTGTTCTCCAGTCGGGTGAAGATCCTCACTTTACTGCAAAAGAGCTTTCCCGAATAATCGCTGCAGTGAAAGAAAGATACGATGTCGCAGTCACTGTATCGGTAGGAGACAGAACGAAACGTGATTACCGCCTTATGAAAGAAGCAGGCGCGGACCGTTATCTCCTGAAGCATGAAACCTCGGATCCCGAGCTTTTTTCGCGCTTAAGGCCCGGTACTACCCTTCAAGACAGAATCAAGCGGCTTCGGTGGCTCAAAGAACTTGGTTTTCAGATTGGCTCCGGCAATATGGTAGGGCTTCCCGGACAGGATGCGGAAACCCTGGCGGATGACATCATGCTTATGCAAGAACTGGAAGTGGAGATGGCCGGCATAGGCCCCTTTATCCCTAATAGTGATACGCCTCTGGCGCGCGCACAGGGAGGAGACGTGGCAACTACACTCAAGGTGCTGGCTGTGGCACGAATCGTTCTACCTAATACACACTTGCCGGCAACCACTGCACTTGGGAGCATACATCCCGAAGGCCGCCAAATGGCCCTCGCGCGCGGAGCAAATGTGGTAATGCCTGACATCACACCCGTCGGCTACAAGAAGCTTTACAGGATTTATCCGAACAAAATTTGCATCGATGAAGAGGGAACGACGCAATGCATTCCGTGCATTTCGGCTCTTATCGCCTCTTCCGGGAGGTCTGTGGGAACCGGTTATGGTCATGGATGGATGCACCAACAACGGAGGACGTGA
- a CDS encoding CBS domain-containing protein, whose amino-acid sequence MKTVKEILKTKSKDIWSVGPKATVYDALKMMADKQIGALVVLDDKGKVAGIITERDYARKVMLKGKSQETPVAEIMTPAAEMYVLKPENTVEECMVLMTGKHVRHLPVFEQGSFIGLVSIGDVVKSIISEQETLIEHLSNYIAGKYVG is encoded by the coding sequence ATGAAGACAGTGAAGGAGATTTTGAAGACAAAGAGCAAAGATATCTGGTCGGTCGGACCGAAAGCAACTGTCTACGATGCGCTCAAAATGATGGCGGATAAGCAGATCGGTGCTCTCGTTGTTCTCGACGACAAAGGCAAGGTGGCAGGCATTATCACCGAGAGAGATTATGCAAGGAAGGTGATGCTCAAGGGAAAATCGCAAGAGACCCCGGTGGCGGAGATCATGACGCCAGCTGCCGAGATGTACGTTCTTAAGCCTGAGAATACGGTCGAGGAGTGCATGGTTCTCATGACCGGGAAACACGTTCGACACTTGCCGGTTTTCGAGCAGGGATCGTTTATCGGCCTTGTGTCCATCGGGGATGTGGTGAAGTCGATCATCTCCGAGCAGGAAACATTGATAGAGCACTTGAGCAACTACATAGCAGGGAAATACGTGGGCTAG
- the hydF gene encoding [FeFe] hydrogenase H-cluster maturation GTPase HydF, producing MADQTLNETPRGSRLHIALFGRRNAGKSSLINALTNQNVAIVSEVPGTTTDPVYKSMEILPLGPVVLIDTAGIDDTGDLGALRIKKTLAVMAKTDLLLLVIDPLQGAGSYEEDIVAKARQSGVPVVGALNKIDVHTHVEPDALAAKLNIPVMPVSALARTGIDRLKMALIERAPKDWTHPTILGDLITPSDVVVLVVPIDLAAPKGRLILPQVQTIRDILDNDAMTLVVKERELKAALEKLKEKPKLVVTDSQAFLKVAADTPKDVLMTSFSILFARYKGNLQALAQGAMAIENLVPGDKVLVAEACTHHRVEDDIGTVKIPRWLRQLVGGPLDFTWVSGLELPPELTSYKLIIHCGACMINRKEMLHRLMTAQAANVPVVNYGVLIAHVLGILKRALQPFPEVVQLMESEENKAHVVEDRSNAH from the coding sequence ATGGCGGATCAGACGCTTAACGAAACACCCCGTGGCAGCAGGCTCCACATAGCTCTTTTCGGTAGACGCAATGCAGGAAAATCGAGCCTCATCAATGCACTGACCAACCAGAACGTCGCCATTGTCTCTGAGGTACCTGGCACTACCACGGACCCCGTTTACAAATCCATGGAAATCCTACCCTTGGGCCCGGTGGTTCTGATAGACACTGCCGGAATAGACGACACGGGTGATCTTGGCGCGTTGCGCATCAAGAAGACTCTCGCGGTCATGGCAAAAACCGACCTTCTCCTGCTGGTGATCGATCCTCTGCAAGGCGCGGGTTCGTACGAGGAGGATATAGTAGCCAAGGCGCGTCAGAGCGGGGTACCGGTAGTAGGCGCACTCAACAAGATAGACGTGCATACCCACGTGGAACCTGATGCTCTGGCCGCAAAGCTGAATATACCCGTCATGCCTGTCAGCGCCCTCGCGCGAACAGGCATAGACCGGCTGAAGATGGCCCTCATTGAGAGGGCCCCGAAAGACTGGACGCACCCGACTATTCTCGGCGACCTGATTACACCCTCAGATGTTGTCGTTCTGGTGGTACCAATCGACCTCGCAGCACCGAAGGGCCGCTTGATCCTGCCCCAGGTACAAACGATCAGGGATATACTGGACAACGATGCTATGACCCTCGTGGTCAAAGAACGGGAACTGAAAGCGGCATTGGAGAAGCTGAAGGAAAAACCAAAACTGGTGGTAACCGATTCACAGGCATTCTTAAAGGTGGCCGCGGATACACCCAAAGACGTCCTCATGACATCCTTCTCAATCCTGTTCGCGAGATATAAAGGTAACCTGCAGGCTCTCGCGCAAGGTGCGATGGCGATTGAAAATCTTGTTCCTGGAGACAAGGTCCTTGTCGCTGAAGCATGCACGCATCACCGGGTCGAGGACGATATAGGCACTGTAAAGATCCCTCGATGGCTCAGGCAGTTGGTGGGTGGGCCGCTCGATTTCACGTGGGTCAGCGGTTTGGAGCTTCCTCCTGAATTAACGTCATACAAGCTGATCATACACTGCGGCGCATGCATGATAAACCGCAAAGAAATGCTTCACCGCCTCATGACGGCCCAGGCTGCGAACGTGCCGGTCGTCAATTACGGCGTGCTGATCGCGCACGTGCTCGGCATCCTGAAAAGAGCGCTACAGCCCTTTCCGGAAGTAGTTCAGCTGATGGAGAGTGAGGAAAATAAGGCCCATGTGGTGGAGGATAGATCAAACGCACATTAA
- a CDS encoding aspartate ammonia-lyase: MEYRVEEDFLGKVEVPEEAFYGGHTVRSLRNFPVSGFRAPEELVRALADVKRACALANMRANLLSEEIGSAIVSVAAEVADGKLMDQFPTDAFQGGAGTSLNMNMNEVLANRAIELLGGTKGDYHLVNPLAHVNLSQSTNDVYPTALRVAAIRLVLELSREMASLQGSLQAKEAAFAHILKLGRTEMQDAVPLSLGQEFAAWAEAVARDRWRLFKVEERLRQVNLGGTAVGTGLNAERTYIYAAIEELQSITGLGVARAENSVDPTQNADVFVEVSGLVKAAAVNLAKIAGDLRLLSSGPRGGLGELKLPRLQAGSSIMPGKVNPVIPEMITQVAFQVISFDQTVAMAAASGQLELNAFLPLVAFNLLTGLKMLTRAAFLFRTLCIDSIEADEERCRRWLEESLCLATALTPYIGYERAAELSKEAEASNKSVRQAALDAGLFTEEELNIIFSAAELTRPGVAGARRLKRKATGVTNGGSDA; the protein is encoded by the coding sequence ATGGAGTACCGGGTCGAAGAAGATTTCTTGGGAAAGGTCGAGGTGCCCGAAGAGGCATTCTACGGCGGTCATACCGTAAGGTCTCTCCGTAACTTTCCAGTTTCAGGTTTCAGAGCACCCGAGGAACTCGTGCGGGCCCTGGCAGACGTCAAGCGTGCCTGTGCGCTGGCCAACATGCGCGCCAATCTGCTGTCTGAGGAGATAGGGTCAGCCATCGTGAGCGTAGCCGCAGAGGTGGCTGACGGCAAGCTGATGGACCAGTTCCCTACAGACGCATTCCAGGGCGGGGCAGGGACGTCGCTCAACATGAACATGAACGAAGTGCTCGCAAACCGTGCAATCGAGTTGCTGGGTGGGACAAAGGGCGATTACCACCTGGTCAATCCACTGGCCCATGTCAATCTTTCACAGTCAACCAATGATGTCTATCCGACGGCACTCAGGGTGGCAGCTATTCGGCTCGTTCTGGAATTGAGCCGTGAGATGGCATCCTTACAGGGGAGCCTTCAGGCAAAGGAGGCTGCCTTCGCCCATATCCTGAAGCTCGGGCGCACGGAGATGCAGGATGCGGTGCCGCTCTCCCTGGGTCAGGAATTCGCTGCCTGGGCCGAAGCAGTGGCGCGCGACCGGTGGCGTCTCTTCAAGGTGGAAGAACGGCTGCGCCAGGTCAACCTGGGCGGCACAGCAGTCGGGACAGGACTCAACGCAGAAAGAACGTATATCTATGCAGCCATCGAAGAACTGCAGTCCATCACAGGTCTTGGGGTGGCGCGCGCGGAGAATAGTGTAGACCCCACGCAGAACGCCGACGTGTTCGTGGAAGTCTCGGGGCTCGTAAAAGCAGCAGCGGTAAATCTGGCGAAGATCGCGGGCGACTTGCGTCTCCTCTCTTCAGGACCTCGCGGCGGACTTGGTGAGCTGAAGCTGCCGCGCCTGCAGGCGGGCTCCTCTATTATGCCGGGCAAGGTCAATCCGGTCATACCCGAGATGATAACGCAGGTAGCCTTTCAGGTTATTTCTTTTGATCAGACAGTGGCCATGGCCGCGGCAAGCGGCCAGCTGGAGCTCAATGCGTTTCTCCCTCTGGTTGCCTTCAACCTTCTGACAGGACTCAAGATGCTCACCAGGGCGGCGTTCCTCTTCCGTACTCTCTGCATCGACTCCATTGAAGCCGACGAAGAGAGATGCCGTCGCTGGCTGGAAGAGAGTCTCTGCCTGGCAACGGCGTTGACACCTTACATCGGCTACGAAAGGGCAGCAGAGCTGTCAAAGGAGGCAGAGGCTTCGAATAAAAGCGTCAGGCAGGCAGCGCTCGACGCCGGCCTTTTTACGGAAGAGGAATTGAATATAATCTTTTCAGCCGCTGAATTGACGAGACCCGGCGTAGCCGGAGCACGTAGATTAAAGCGCAAAGCAACGGGGGTAACGAATGGCGGATCAGACGCTTAA
- a CDS encoding NADH-dependent [FeFe] hydrogenase, group A6 encodes MTKTTKKINLTVDGRKVEVKEGASVLDAARAAGVHIPTLCFLAEVQAIGACRVCLVDVQGNKNLQASCTLPAAEGMVVTTNSERVRKARKFAVEMLVSDHPFDCLTCARNLNCELQKVAEELGVREVTFPGEKSGGEIDDASPSLRRDPNKCILCRRCVTVCQEQQKVGALFVQGRGFESRVEPAFRASLNEAVCAFCGQCSVVCPVGAITEKSHIEGVWKALSDPDKFVVIQDAPAVRAALGEEFGYPPGTLVTGKMLAAARRLGFDRVFDTNFTADLTIIEEGNELIKRVKEGGVLPMITSCSPGWIKFAEHFYPEFLPNLSTCKSPHQMLGALTKTYFAEREKIDPSKIVVVSVMPCTAKKFECGRSEMASSGYPDVDYVLTTRELAAMIREAGIDFRNLPDETYDSPLGEYTGAATIFGATGGVMEAALRTAYEVLTGKTLENLDFVQVRGLDGLKEAVIPIEGVGDVRVAVAHGLGNARMLLESVKKGEKAYHFIEIMACPGGCVGGGGQPIPVSNEKRKLRAEALYGEDRALKHRKSHENPAIKKIYEDFLGEPLGHKSHKLLHTKYTPRSKTY; translated from the coding sequence ATGACAAAAACGACAAAAAAGATAAACCTGACTGTGGATGGACGAAAAGTAGAAGTGAAAGAAGGCGCATCCGTTCTCGACGCTGCCAGGGCAGCGGGTGTGCATATACCCACTCTGTGCTTTCTTGCCGAAGTGCAGGCAATCGGCGCCTGCCGTGTGTGTCTGGTCGACGTGCAGGGGAACAAGAATCTGCAGGCATCGTGCACGCTTCCTGCGGCTGAGGGTATGGTAGTAACGACCAACAGCGAAAGGGTGAGAAAAGCGCGGAAATTCGCCGTAGAGATGCTTGTCTCGGATCATCCGTTCGACTGTCTGACGTGCGCACGGAATCTGAATTGCGAACTGCAAAAAGTTGCAGAGGAGCTTGGCGTCAGAGAAGTAACGTTCCCGGGCGAGAAGAGCGGAGGGGAAATCGATGACGCCTCCCCTTCACTGCGACGCGATCCCAACAAATGTATCCTGTGCCGCCGGTGCGTCACGGTCTGCCAGGAGCAGCAGAAGGTAGGTGCTCTCTTCGTGCAGGGCCGGGGGTTCGAAAGCAGGGTGGAACCAGCATTCCGCGCAAGCCTCAATGAGGCAGTCTGCGCCTTCTGCGGACAGTGCTCTGTTGTTTGTCCCGTTGGCGCGATCACTGAAAAATCGCATATAGAAGGCGTGTGGAAAGCGCTCTCCGATCCTGACAAGTTTGTAGTCATCCAGGATGCGCCCGCAGTCCGTGCAGCGCTGGGAGAGGAATTCGGTTATCCTCCCGGAACCCTGGTGACAGGCAAGATGTTGGCTGCTGCGCGCAGATTGGGCTTCGACCGCGTCTTCGACACCAACTTTACTGCCGACTTAACTATTATCGAAGAGGGGAATGAACTGATAAAGAGGGTCAAGGAGGGCGGCGTACTCCCCATGATCACCAGCTGCTCCCCCGGATGGATCAAATTTGCCGAACATTTCTATCCCGAGTTTCTTCCCAATCTCTCTACGTGCAAGTCACCGCACCAGATGCTCGGAGCGCTCACAAAAACCTATTTTGCGGAAAGAGAAAAGATTGATCCGTCCAAGATTGTCGTTGTTTCGGTCATGCCCTGCACAGCGAAAAAGTTTGAATGTGGAAGGTCTGAGATGGCCAGCAGCGGCTACCCGGACGTCGACTATGTGCTGACAACAAGGGAACTGGCAGCGATGATTCGTGAGGCGGGCATCGATTTTCGCAATCTGCCCGACGAAACGTATGACAGTCCTCTTGGAGAGTACACGGGCGCAGCCACCATCTTCGGCGCAACCGGCGGTGTTATGGAAGCGGCGCTGCGGACAGCTTACGAGGTGCTTACAGGCAAAACCCTGGAGAACCTCGATTTCGTGCAAGTCCGCGGGCTCGACGGTCTCAAAGAGGCAGTTATTCCCATCGAGGGCGTCGGCGACGTCAGAGTGGCCGTTGCACACGGGCTGGGTAATGCAAGGATGCTGCTGGAGAGCGTGAAAAAAGGAGAAAAAGCGTACCACTTCATCGAAATAATGGCCTGCCCAGGAGGATGCGTCGGCGGCGGAGGTCAACCAATTCCTGTAAGTAATGAAAAAAGAAAGCTTCGTGCAGAGGCTCTTTATGGAGAGGACCGAGCACTGAAGCACCGTAAATCGCATGAGAATCCTGCGATCAAGAAAATATACGAGGACTTCCTGGGCGAGCCTCTGGGCCACAAGTCCCACAAGCTCCTCCACACGAAGTATACCCCGAGGAGCAAGACCTACTGA